In Leguminivora glycinivorella isolate SPB_JAAS2020 chromosome 11, LegGlyc_1.1, whole genome shotgun sequence, a single window of DNA contains:
- the LOC125230827 gene encoding uncharacterized protein LOC125230827 isoform X1 encodes MITRSKTKQLVTPAKSAGKARSDLGAAGGPGRSTKMDTVSAGATVSPASHAAVNNPETPGASAAGGSGQSTKLDTVLAGTTVSPAPYVSKGSEGHETPRQRSTSSAEHINVVSPSNRSRVSSSRSSATIKALRLNEEAQLARRSLEREQQLFEREQSLVQLQREQEVARQRLDFERKLFEQAKRVEELEIEARLATQEVDERTNTHTVSQSYSRTASWVRDVSRSGRRPIDNNADTALTNIPPTSALSSAVPVRERDCDFEPNYVQTNNINNSAKPHFSQERDTLPHNNFINDVIASNRNHENREIRHISENHERNISENHEIYRDVNIKPVTFEIPINDNPNLLQTSTSNKNKTLSTMQSLDNPNKQLCQLPSNQPETCFYSQNRCSHKLQLTPFSENLVRLSGALRGQALEAVSSLLYTSERPEEVLHVLEQTFALPEMLVLHEIHLVRNLPKLSFDQKDITNFASRLRNCLAVIRNLDQIEHLYSVELLHSVISKLTPILYSQWKEFAYKSDRSVPKIQLLSEFLDIEAIKHNRFGLIPDYARKPGTVMPELGRRSGTFMPEVGRRFGTFMPEVGRQTSDFTSGLGRRSGGFISDSGRRPGNNYNNYTHKPTRSENVNVTSVSDSYSELCRYCNKKHELTDCQDFKSLTLDDKWIWLREAKICSKCLISKSHRWKTCKVGRCGVDGCERFHHPLLHSAATPHVVNTVGESSSPSSDVVEHKLPDNTINISNVTDDMSNTQTQVFLRVIPVEVSGPQGKYDTYALLDDGSMSTLIDWEVARHIGATGPMQSIKVDGACGMSAYKPIQHVSFSIKGKQCSETYTVNHAKAVESLSLFTQTVNQIDITKYSHLADLVDVLTISDATPKVLLGAEHWYLTINRELREGKQTDPIATRTALGWVFHGPQTKSSSLVKPVYFINHISQNEKGNGDTTMDELVKDYFRLDAIGISKSENTYSNEDKHALEILESTAKRLPSGRFEAGLLWRNNIPDIPDSYPHAFSRFQGLEKRMARDSKLKKDYCAFIDNMKSKGYAEECQKESYHNKINTIDTHKSLRWYLPHFPVIHPQKQKLRVVHDAAAKTSGVSLNSLLLPGPDLLQSLLYILFRFREGHVAMTADVKEMFPQIRIRQEDRDALRFIWRDDPRYELKEYRMTSVIFGAVCSPCTALFIKNRNAQELQTSYPAAAKAIIRDHYMDDYLGSLDSLHEAAQLAADIVTVHKAAGMEMRGWVSNIPAALASIPEDLRAPLPEDVQVGPEAFVRTLGLIWHPNSDTFSFRIGSPIPEQDKLTKRKVLSYLMCVYDPLGLLTPLVIQGRILFQQTWRTGIDWDTELQEDAIQKWQAWSQQLASTTSVKIPRWYRCGFQDEAIHDRQLHIFADASEEAYACVAYWRFTFANGSVKLSLIGGKARLSPLKPASIPRLELQASLIAARFANAICTGHDIKPDAIYFWSDSTTVLSWIRSDARTFKPFVANRVGEITEITNVSNWKYVPGGLNVADDATRLKDRDIDLSRWFSGPDFLLLPFSEWPKEPSTLETTPVLEELKSSKTHVGVINLDKPSSVLPDHSQFSEWLRFVRATARIFQCIDKFRSLLAHNDPNSKTKTNPSPRKLPPLSAEQMQKAEIAILRQTQTDLFGEEFALLRESKPLPKSSKLYPLCPVIDEDGLLRLDSRIKHMKNVDYATTSPIILDGRHPVVRLLIRHYHVQAAHAFNELVINELKQRFWILRCRSEVRMVARRCAYCIKRKARPHIPPTGDIPEVRLEHHKRPFTNTGLDYFGPVEVSIGRRREKRWIALFTCMTTRAVHLEIVASLSADSAIMSIRRFAARRGLPNKILSDNGTCFVGANRQLCEFYSNAVQDFAASKQIEWCYIPPASPFMGGCWERLVKTVKTALLVTLKERAPREELLHTLLLEAEGLINSRPLTYVTENKEIESLTPSHFLIGTSSPQQLPRVLEDGVFVAKKEWQKVLRLSEYFWSRWLKEYLPLLRPRRSDGRQYRNLEINDIVLVVDPDLPRGVWPLGRILQVFPGRDGIVRVADVATKGGILRRPARKLARLMCDDLV; translated from the exons ATGATCACGCGATCTAAGACCAAACAGCTAGTAACACCAGCAAAAAGTGCTGGCAAGGCGCGCTCGGACTTGGGAGCTGCGGGCGGGCCCGGCCGGTCCACGAAGATGGACACCGTTTCGGCCGGCGCCACCGTTTCGCCCGCATCTCATGCCGCCGTCAACAACCCCGAGACGCCCGGAGCGTCGGCTGCGGGTGGGTCCGGCCAGTCCACAAAGTTGGACACCGTTTTGGCCGGCACCACCGTTTCGCCCGCACCCTACGTCTCTAAGGGCTCGGAGGGTCACGAGACGCCTCGCCAGCGCTCTACGAGTAGTGCTGAACACATTAATGTTGTTTCTCCCAGTAACAGGTCGCGCGTGTCGTCTTCTCGCTCATCAGCCACAATAAAGGCACTGAGGTTGAACGAGGAGGCCCAATTGGCCCGTCGCAGCCTGGAGCGTGAGCAGCAGCTATTCGAGCGCGAGCAATCGCTCGTGCAACTACAACGCGAACAGGAGGTCGCACGCCAGCGGCTTGACTTTGAACGTAAGCTCTTCGAACAAGCTAAGCGAGTGGAAGAGCTCGAAATAGAAGCAAGACTGGCAACCCAAGAAGTGGATGAACGAACCAACACTCATACGGTCAGTCAATCTTATTCACGTACTGCGTCATGGGTCCGCGACGTGAGCCGTAGCGGCCGTCGCCCCATTGACAACAATGCCGATACGGCCCTTACAAATATTCCGCCTACGAGCGCATTGTCTTCTGCGGTTCCCGTTCGCGAGAGAGATTGTGATTTTGAACCCAATTATGTtcaaacaaataatataaacaatTCTGCAAAACCACATTTCTCTCAAGAACGAGACACCTTACCTCACAATAATTTCATAAATGATGTGATTGCGTCGAATCGCAATCATGAAAATAGAGAGATACGTCATATTTCTGAAAATCATGAACGTAATATTTCTGAAAATCATGAAATTTATCGCGATGTCAACATAAAACCCGTGACATTTGAAATACCGATAAATGACAATCCAAATTTATTGCAAACCTCTACGAGCAATAAAAATAAGACACTGTCAACAATGCAGTCGCTTGACAACCCAAACAAACAATTATGTCAGTTACCGTCAAATCAACCCGAGACTTgtttttattcacaaaatagGTGCTCGCATAAACTGCAACTCACTCCTTTCAGCG AAAACCTGGTGCGCCTGAGCGGCGCGCTGCGCGGCCAGGCCCTCGAGGCCGTGTCTTCGCTCCTGTACACGTCGGAGCGGCCCGAAGAAGTGCTACACGTACTAGAGCAGACCTTCGCGCTCCCGGAGATGCTCGTTTTACACGAAATTCACCTAGTACGGAACCTCCCAAAGCTAAGCTTCGATCAAAAAGATATTACTAATTTTGCTAGTAGATTACGCAATTGCTTAGCAGTAATTAGAAATTTAGACCAAATAGAGCATTTGTATTCCGTCGAACTCTTGCATAGCGTCATTTCCAAACTGACGCCTATATTGTATAGTCAGTGGAAAGAATTTGCGTACAAAAGTGACAGATCTGTGCCTAAAATACAGTTATTATCTGAATTTCTCGATATTGAGGCAATAAAACACAATCGTTTCGGTTTGATACCTGATTATGCCCGAAAGCCTGGCACTGTTATGCCCGAGTTAGGTAGGCGGTCCGGCACATTTATGCCAGAGGTAGGTAGGCGGTTTGGCACATTTATGCCAGAGGTTGGCAGGCAAACCAGCGACTTCACGTCAGGTTTAGGTAGGCGAAGCGGTGGTTTTATTTCAGACTCAGGTAGGCGGCCTggtaataactataataattacacacacaaaccTACACGAAGTGAAAATGTTAATGTGACATCTGTGAGTGACTCATACAGTGAATTATGTCGttattgtaataaaaaacatgaaCTTACGGACTGTCAGGATTTTAAATCGCTGACACTAGATGATAAATGGATTTGGTTGCGTGAAGCAAAAATATGTTCTAAGTGTTTGATATCAAAATCACATCGGTGGAAGACGTGCAAGGTAGGTAGATGTGGTGTTGACGGGTGCGAACGTTTTCATCACCCACTGTTGCATTCAGCGGCCACGCCTCACGTTGTCAATACTGTCGGGGAGTCTTCGTCTCCCTCCAGCGATGTTGTTGAACATAAACTGCCTGATAACACCATTAATATTTCTAACGTCACTGACGATATGTCAAATACACAAACTCAAGTGTTTTTAAGAGTTATTCCGGTTGAAGTGAGTGGCCCTCAAGGGAAATATGACACATACGCATTACTTGATGACGGATCCATGTCCACCTTGATCGACTGGGAGGTGGCGCGCCACATTGGAGCGACTGGCCCCATGCAGTCAATCAAGGTTGACGGAGCTTGTGGAATGTCAGCATACAAACCTATACAACATGTCAGCTTTTCTATTAAAGGTAAACAATGTTCTGAAACATACACGGTGAACCACGCTAAGGCCGTTGAGtcattgtcattatttacacaAACTGTCAACCAAATTGACATTACAAAATATTCACACTTGGCTGATTTAGTGGATGTTCTTACAATATCAGATGCTACACCTAAAGTCCTACTTGGTGCCGAACACTGGTACCTAACGATCAACCGTGAACTTAGGGAAGGTAAACAAACCGACCCGATCGCCACACGTACAGCTTTAGGTTGGGTATTTCACGGACCACAGACTAAGTCCAGCAGTTTGGTTAAgcctgtatattttataaaccACATTTCGCAAAATGAAAAAGGTAATGGTGATACCACTATGGATGAACTGGTAAAAGATTATTTTCGGCTTGATGCTATAGGTATTTCTAAGTCTGAAAACACATACTCTAACGAAGACAAACATGCTTTAGAGATTTTAGAATCCACGGCCAAACGTTTGCCGTCAGGTAGGTTCGAAGCAGGTCTTTTATGGCGCAATAATATACCGGACATACCTGACAGTTACCCTCATGCGTTTTCGAGGTTCCAAGGGTTGGAAAAGCGAATGGCTCGAGATTCTAAGCTTAAGAAAGATTATTGCGCTTTTATCGATAACATGAAGTCAAAAGGTTATGCCGAAGAGTGTCAGAAAGAATCTTATCATAACAAGATTAACACAATTGATACACACAAAAGTTTACGTTGGTATTTACCTCACTTTCCTGTCATACACCCTCAAAAACAGAAACTGCGTGTAGTGCATGACGCAGCTGCAAAGACTTCGGGAGTCAGCTTGAACTCGCTTCTGCTCCCGGGGCCTGATCTCTTGCAGTCACTGCTATATATATTATTTCGTTTTCGTGAAGGTCACGTTGCGATGACAGCTGATGTAAAGGAAATGTTTCCACAAATTAGGATTAGGCAGGAAGACCGTGACGCTTTACGTTTCATTTGGAGGGATGATCCTCGCTATGAATTAAAAGAATACAGAATGACTTCTGTTATTTTCGGTGCTGTATGCAGCCCTTGTACtgctttattcataaaaaatcgTAATGCTCAGGAATTGCAAACATCTTACCCCGCCGCCGCAAAAGCCATCATTCGTGATCATTACATGGATGATTATTTAGGAAGCCTTGACAGTTTACACGAAGCTGCGCAACTTGCTGCCGACATAGTAACGGTTCATAAAGCGGCAGGCATGGAGATGCGTGGTTGGGTTTCTAACATACCCGCTGCACTTGCGTCTATACCTGAAGATTTACGTGCTCCTCTACCCGAAGATGTTCAGGTAGGACCTGAGGCCTTTGTAAGAACTTTAGGTCTTATTTGGCATCCTAATAGTGACACATTCAGCTTCCGTATCGGTTCTCCAATACCTGAACAAGACAAGTTAACGAAAAGGAAAGTATTGTCTTACCTTATGTGCGTGTACGACCCTCTCGGTCTCTTGACTCCGTTAGTTATTCAAGGtcgtattttatttcagcagacATGGCGAACTGGTATAGATTGGGACACTGAGCTGCAAGAAGATGCCATTCAAAAATGGCAAGCTTGGTCTCAACAACTGGCTAGCACCACAAGTGTCAAAATTCCTCGCTGGTACAGATGTGGGTTTCAAGATGAGGCGATCCACGACAGACAGCTACATATATTTGCAGACGCAAGCGAAGAAGCGTACGCGTGCGTTGCATATTGGCGCTTTACGTTCGCGAACGGTTCTGTGAAGCTGTCTCTCATTGGTGGAAAGGCCCGACTGAGTCCTTTGAAACCTGCGTCTATACCTCGTCTTGAACTGCAGGCAAGCCTAATAGCTGCTCGTTTCGCTAACGCGATATGTACCGGTCATGATATTAAACCCGACGCGATTTATTTTTGGTCTGATTCGACCACAGTACTTAGCTGGATACGCAGTGACGCTCGGACATTCAAACCATTTGTTGCAAACCGTGTCGGTGAAATAACCGAAATAACTAACGTCAGCAACTGGAAATATGTACCAGGTGGTTTGAATGTAGCAGATGATGCTACGAGATTAAAAGATCGTGATATCGATTTATCGCGGTGGTTCTCTGGTCCTGATTTTTTATTACTGCCGTTCAGTGAATGGCCCAAAGAACCATCGACACTAGAAACTACACCCGTCTTGGAAGAATTAAAATCTTCTAAGACGCATGTAGGAGTCATCAATCTGGACAAACCTTCATCGGTTTTACCAGACCATTCACAATTCAGTGAATGGTTACGCTTCGTTCGGGCGACAGCACGTATATTTCAGTGCATCGATAAGTTTCGCTCTCTTTTGGCACATAACGATCCAAattctaaaactaaaactaatccTTCTCCACGTAAGCTCCCACCACTGTCCGCCGAGCAGATGCAGAAAGCCGAAATTGCCATTCTACGTCAGACGCAGACAGACTTATTCGGTGAAGAGTTTGCCTTGCTCCGCGAATCCAAGCCATTACCCAAGTCAAGCAAGCTCTATCCTCTCTGCCCGGTTATTGATGAAGATGGCCTCCTCAGACTGGACAGTCGTATAAAGCACATGAAGAACGTTGACTATGCCACTACCTCGCCTATTATTCTCGATGGCCGTCACCCAGTGGTTCGTCTTCTTATACGGCACTACCACGTCCAAGCTGCACATGCCTTCAACGAGCTGGTGATTAATGAGCTCAAACAAAGATTTTGGATACTTCGGTGCCGTAGCGAAGTGCGCATGGTTGCCAGAAGATGCGCTTATTGTATAAAACGCAAGGCACGACCTCACATCCCACCAACCGGCGACATACCAGAAGTACGCCTAGAGCACCACAAACGCCCGTTCACGAACACCGGGCTAGACTATTTCGGTCCAGTCGAAGTGTCAATCGGTCGGCGAAGAGAAAAACGATGGATAGCTCTCTTTACCTGCATGACGACACGAGCAGTTCACCTTGAGATAGTTGCCAGTCTATCAGCCGATTCTGCCATCATGAGTATACGTCGCTTTGCTGCACGTCGTGGACTTCCAAACAAGATACTCTCCGACAACGGGACTTGCTTTGTTGGCGCTAACAGACAACTGTGCGAGTTTTATAGCAACGCCGTACAAGACTTTGCCGCCAGCAAACAGATAGAATGGTGCTATATTCCTCCCGCATCGCCATTCATGGGTGGTTGCTGGGAAAGACTTGTCAAGACAGTTAAGACAGCCCTGCTTGTCACTTTAAAAGAAAGAGCCCCACGAGAAGAACTCCTCCATACCTTGCTGTTAGAGGCAGAGGGTCTCATTAATTCGCGGCCTTTGACATATGTCACGGAAAACAAAGAGATAGAAAGCCTCACACCGTCCCATTTTTTGATAGGCACATCCTCGCCTCAACAGCTTCCAAGAGTTCTCGAAGATGGCGTATTTGTGGCCAAAAAAGAATGGCAAAAAGTGCTAAGACTGTCGGAATACTTTTGGTCTAGATGGTTAAAAGAGTACCTACCCCTGCTAAGACCAAGAAGATCTGATGGAAGACAGTATAGAAATCTTGAGATAAACGACATCGTCCTGGTGGTTGACCCGGATCTGCCAAGAGGAGTCTGGCCTTTAGGTCGAATATTGCAAGTGTTTCCGGGCAGAGATGGAATCGTCAGAGTGGCTGACGTGGCCACCAAAGGGGGCATATTAAGAAGGCCCGCCAGAAAACTTGCGCGACTCATGTGCGATGATCTTGTGTAG